One genomic region from Phragmites australis chromosome 1, lpPhrAust1.1, whole genome shotgun sequence encodes:
- the LOC133910568 gene encoding ABC transporter B family member 21-like — MPESWRAAEVNASPSASSAAGAAQSQSPGNGKGPAAAGEPPGATPRVPFHRLFAFADSTDAALMLLGALGAVANGAAMPFMTVLFGNLIGAFGGALGIHDVVNRVSMVSLEFIYLAIASAVASFVQVTCWMITGERQAARIRNLYLKTILRQEIAFFDKYTSTGEVVGRMSGDTVLIQDAMGEKVGKFIQLVVTFLGGFIVAFAQGWLLTLVMTATIPPLVLAGAVMSNVVAKMASLGQAAYAESSVVVEQTIGSIRTVASFTGEKRAVEKYNKSLKSAYKSGVREGLASGLGMGTVMVLLFCGYSLGIWYGAKLILEKGYTGAKVMNVIFAVLTGSLALGQASPSMKSFASGQAAAYKMFDTINRTPEIDAYSTTGRKLEDIRGDIEFRDVYFSYPTRPDEQIFKGFSLTIHSGTTVALVGQSGSGKSTVISLIERFYDPQLGDVLIDGINLKEFQLRWIRSKIGLVSQEPVLFAASIKENIAYGKDNATDQEIRAAAELANAAKFIDKMPQGFDTSAGEHGTQLSGGQKQRIAIARAILKDPRILLLDEATSALDAESERVVQEALDRVMTNRTTVIVAHRLSTVRNADTIAVIHQGSLVEKGPHNELLKDPEGAYSQLIRLQEANRQDKSDRKDDSGARSSKQSINKSASRRSSHDNSSHHSFSVPFGMPLGIDIQDGSSNKLCDEIRQEVPLSRLASLNKPEIPVLILGSLASVVCGVIFPIFAILLSNVIKAFYEPPHLLRRDSQFWSSMFLVFGAVYFLSLPVSSYLFSVAGCRLVRRIRLLTFEKVVNMEIEWFDHPENSSGAIGARLSADAAKVRGLVGDALQLVVQNSTTLVAGLVIAFVSNWELSLIILALIPLIGLNGWIQMKFLQGFSADAKMMYEEASQVANDAVSSIRTVASFSAEEKVMDLYKKKCEGPLRTGIRTGIISGIGFGVSFFLLFGVYAASFYAGARLVEDGKTTFPKVFRVFLALAMAAIGVSQSSTLTSDSSKAKSAASSIFAIVDRKSRIDPSEDAGVTVETLQGNIEFQHVSFRYPTRPDVQIFRDLCLTIQAGRTVALVGESGSGKSTAISLLQRFYDPDVGHILLDGVDIQKFQLRWLRQQMGLVSQEPALFNDTIRANIAYGKDGQATESEIIAAAELANAHKFISSSLQGYDTLVGERGAQLSGGQKQRVAIARAIVKDPRILLLDEATSALDAESERVVQDALDRVMVNRTTVIIAHRLSTIQNADLIAVVRNGVIIEKGKHDTLINIKDGAYASLVALHSAASS, encoded by the exons ATGCCGGAGTCCTGGAGAGCCGCCGAGGTGAATGCCTCGCCGTCGGCGTCGTCCGCTGCAGGCGCGGCTCAGAGTCAGAGCCCGGGCAATGGCAAGGGgcccgcggcggcgggggaaCCCCCCGGCGCGACGCCTCGGGTGCCGTTCCACAGGCTGTTCGCGTTCGCAGACTCCACGGACGCGGCGCTGATGCTGCTGGGCGCGCTCGGCGCCGTGGCAAACGGGGCCGCGATGCCGTTCATGACCGTGCTCTTCGGCAACCTCATCGGCGCCTTCGGCGGCGCGCTCGGCATCCACGACGTCGTCAACCGGGTCTCCATGGTCTCGCTCGAGTTCATCTACCTCGCCATCGCCTCCGCCGTCGCGTCGTTCGTCC AGGTGACGTGCTGGATGATCACCGGCGAGCGGCAGGCGGCGCGGATACGGAACCTGTACCTGAAGACCATCCTGAGGCAGGAGATCGCCTTCTTCGACAAGTACACCAGCACCGGCGAGGTCGTCGGGAGGATGTCCGGCGACACGGTGCTGATCCAGGACGCCATGGGTGAGAAGGTCGGCAAGTTCATCCAGTTGGTGGTGACGTTCCTCGGCGGCTTCATCGTCGCCTTCGCGCAAGGCTGGTTGCTCACCCTGGTCATGACGGCGACCATCCCGCCGCTAGTCCTCGCGGGCGCGGTCATGTCGAACGTCGTGGCGAAGATGGCGTCCCTTGGCCAGGCGGCCTACGCGGAGTcgtcggtggtggtggagcagacCATCGGATCCATCAGAACG GTTGCATCTTTCACCGGCGAGAAGCGTGCGGTGGAGAAGTACAACAAGTCCCTGAAGAGTGCCTACAAGTCCGGCGTCCGGGAGGGCCTCGCCTCCGGGCTTGGCATGGGCACGGTCATGGTGCTCCTCTTCTGCGGCTACTCGCTGGGGATATGGTATGGCGCCAAGCTGATCCTGGAGAAGGGGTACACCGGAGCCAAGGTCATGAATGTGATCTTTGCAGTCCTGACCGGTTCTCT AGCTCTAGGTCAGGCGTCGCCAAGCATGAAATCGTTTGCAAGTGGGCAGGCCGCTGCATACAAGATGTTTGACACAATCAACAGAACACCAGAGATCGATGCGTATAGCACCACGGGAAGGAAGCTGGAGGACATTCGAGGGGATATCGAGTTTAGGGATGTCTATTTCTCCTATCCGACAAGGCCTGATGAGCAAATATTCAAGGGTTTCTCCCTCACCATACATAGTGGCACAACAGTTGCATTGGTAGGCCAGAGTGGGAGTGGTAAATCCACAGTTATCAGCCTAATCGAACGGTTTTACGATCCTCAGCTTGGTGATGTTCTGATAGATGGTATAAATCTTAAGGAGTTCCAATTAAGGTGGATCAGAAGCAAAATTGGCCTTGTGAGCCAAGAGCCGGTCCTATTTGCTGCCAGCATAAAGGAAAACATAGCTTATGGCAAAGACAATGCGACCGATCAAGAAATTAGAGCTGCGGCTGAGCTTGCCAATGCTGCCAAATTCATTGATAAAATGCCTCAG GGCTTTGATACTTCTGCTGGTGAGCATGGGACACAGCTTTCTGGTGGACAGAAGCAAAGAATTGCTATCGCAAGAGCGATTCTGAAAGATCCAAGAATCCTTCTATTGGATGAAGCTACAAGCGCTCTGGACGCCGAGTCTGAAAGGGTTGTACAGGAGGCTCTTGACAGGGTCATGACAAACAGGACGACTGTCATAGTTGCACACCGTCTGAGTACGGTTAGAAATGCTGATACCATAGCTGTCATTCATCAAGGATCACTAGTTGAAAAAG GTCCACACAATGAGCTTCTGAAGGATCCAGAGGGAGCTTATAGCCAGCTGATACGGCTACAGGAAGCAAACCGGCAGGACAAGTCTGATCGAAAGGATGATTCTGGAGCTCGTTCAAGCAAACAGTCAATAAATAAGTCAGCTAGCCGGAGGTCATCCCATGATAACAGCAGTCACCATTCGTTCTCGGTACCATTCGGTATGCCTCTTGGGATCGACATTCAGGATGGTTCATCTAACAAACTATGTGACGAGATACGACAGGAAGTGCCTCTCAGCCGCCTTGCATCTCTGAACAAGCCAGAGATCCCGGTGCTCATACTAGGTTCCCTTGCCTCGGTTGTCTGTGGAGTAATCTTCCCAATCTTTGCGATACTCCTTTCGAATGTGATCAAAGCGTTCTACGAGCCCCCACATCTGCTAAGGAGGGATTCACAGTTCTGGTCATCCATGTTCTTGGTGTTTGGTGCTGTATACTTCTTGTCACTCCCTGTCAGTTCGTACCTTTTCTCTGTAGCTGGGTGCAGGCTGGTCAGAAGGATCAGGCTGTTGACATTTGAGAAGGTGGTAAACATGGAGATCGAATGGTTCGATCATCCAGAAAACTCAAGTGGAGCAATTGGTGCAAGGCTATCAGCTGATGCCGCAAAAGTTAGAGGGCTTGTGGGTGATGCACTTCAATTGGTTGTGCAGAACTCTACAACCTTAGTTGCTGGTTTGGTAATTGCCTTCGTATCAAACTGGGAGTTATCTCTCATCATCTTAGCTTTAATACCGCTCATTGGCCTAAATGGATGGATCCAGATGAAGTTTCTTCAGGGTTTCAGTGCAGATGCCAAG ATGATGTATGAGGAGGCAAGCCAAGTGGCAAATGATGCAGTGAGCAGTATAAGAACAGTAGCCTCATTCTCAGCTGAAGAGAAGGTGATGGATTTGTACAAGAAGAAATGTGAAGGCCCCCTAAGAACAGGAATCAGGACAGGGATTATAAGTGGAATCGGTTTTggtgtttcttttttcttgctatTCGGGGTATATGCAGCCAGCTTTTATGCTGGTGCTCGGCTTGTGGAGGACGGGAAGACAACTTTTCCTAAAGTTTTCAGG gtttttcttgctcttgcaATGGCAGCAATTGGGGTGTCACAATCAAGTACCCTTACATCGGATTCTTCCAAAGCAAAATCAGCTGCATCATCTATATTTGCAATTGTGGACCGAAAATCTAGGATAGACCCAAGTGAGGATGCAGGGGTGACTGTTGAGACACTGCAAGGAAATATCGAATTCCAGCATGTTAGCTTCAGATATCCTACCAGGCCAGATGTTCAGATTTTCCGGGACCTCTGCTTGACAATTCAAGCTGGAAGG ACTGTTGCGCTTGTTGGAGAGAGTGGTAGTGGCAAATCAACAGCAATTTCATTGCTTCAGAGGTTCTATGATCCGGATGTAGGCCATATACTACTAGATGGCGTTGACATACAGAAGTTTCAGCTAAGGTGGCTAAGGCAACAAATGGGCCTGGTTAGTCAAGAACCAGCTTTGTTTAACGACACAATACGGGCAAACATTGCTTATGGAAAGGATGGACAAGCAACAGAATCTGAGATAATAGCTGCTGCGGAATTGGCAAATGCTCACAAATTTATCAGTTCTTCGCTCCAG GGGTACGACACATTGGTTGGAGAGCGTGGAGCTCAGCTGTCAGGAGGGCAGAAGCAGCGTGTGGCGATCGCCCGAGCAATTGTGAAGGACCCTAGGATCCTGCTGCTGGACGAAGCGACCAGTGCACTGGATGCTGAATCCGAGCGGGTGGTTCAGGACGCGCTGGACAGGGTGATGGTGAACCGGACAACGGTGATCATCGCGCACCGTCTATCAACGATACAAAACGCGGATTTAATCGCGGTCGTTAGGAATGGGGTGATCATCGAGAAGGGAAAGCACGATACCTTGATCAACATCAAGGATGGCGCTTACGCGTCCCTCGTCGCCCTTCACTCAGCAGCCTCTTCATAG